A part of Tiliqua scincoides isolate rTilSci1 chromosome 13, rTilSci1.hap2, whole genome shotgun sequence genomic DNA contains:
- the ZFAND2A gene encoding AN1-type zinc finger protein 2A, with translation MEFPDLGEHCSEKSCRQLDFLPLKCDACEEIFCKDHIAYSRHKCSSAYKKDAQVPVCPLCNTPVPVRKGEMPDVVIGAHMDGDCNHDSSRQQRKIFTNRCFKPGCKKKEMMKLVCDQCHGNFCLQHRHPLDHDCKGPKRALSKAGCAAMMRSLESNSMSRNGQLLQNGCKSKS, from the exons ATGGAATTTCCGGACTTGGGTGAACACTGTTCTGAAAAGTCTTGCAGACAGCTAG ATTTTCTACCCCTGAAATGTGATGCATGTGAAGAGATTTTCTGCAAAGACCATATTGCTTACAGCAGGCACAAGTGCTCTTCTGCATATAAGAAG GATGCACAGGTTCCAGTTTGTCCCCTGTGTAACACTCCTGTCCCTGTGAGAAAAGGAGAGATGCCAGATGTTGTCATTGGTGCCCACATGGACGGAGACTGTAATCATGATTCTAGCAGGCAACAGCGAAAG ATCTTCACCAACAGATGCTTCAAGCCGGGCTGCAAAAAGAAGGAGATGATGAAGCTGGTTTGTGACCAGTGTCATGGAAACTTCTGCCTTCAGCATCGCCACCCTCTGGATCATGATTGCAAAGGACCAAAGCGAGCCCTCTCCAAAGCGGG ATGTGCTGCCATGATGAGGTCGCTGGAGTCCAACAGCATGTCCCGGAATGGCCAGCTTCTGCAAAATGG GTGCAAGTCAAAGAGTTGA